One segment of Cyprinus carpio isolate SPL01 chromosome B20, ASM1834038v1, whole genome shotgun sequence DNA contains the following:
- the LOC109058863 gene encoding LOW QUALITY PROTEIN: adenylate cyclase type 8-like (The sequence of the model RefSeq protein was modified relative to this genomic sequence to represent the inferred CDS: deleted 3 bases in 2 codons; substituted 1 base at 1 genomic stop codon): MVTFSDTTGIHMMPPPSCIPTPQSPGLRRKQLLWQNAVKHIINQRGLRQQFGVEPARKIHVTDAYIEEINRQIRCKASRGITKWRSSVARIHPSFFEERSCSSSTQTRTSRDYVSDADFFVHWGHIIHGVYVPTLRHIFKSKDLEKLYQRHSSHTRRTSLVVTNIIDAAAKLHLLLLYLALVPDGSDILLGWFTGFFMACAIALCILVLTCKRSHSPRWLHYAGMASWLSQTTQVLSGLAYGLERDQSWYVLFTLFATYTLLTLPLLWAIGAGTLTSILHLTTETIRHISEVGLLRKILPKALLYTSMNVAGLFIHYLTDRSQRQAFLETRRCTEGRMKLETENQRQERLVLSILPHFVALEMIADMSSMDDDLDPQHFHKIYIDYYKDVSILFADIKGFTLLSMNMSAQELVRLLNELYGRFDRLADEYDCLRIKILGDCYYCVYGVPEPQRAQQQILLXKSNLYLYIFRSIKKQLNIDMDMRFGIHSGSVLCGVLGLQKWQFDVWSWDVGIANMLEAGGIPGRIHISRATLDCLDGSYQTEDGRGYERNEFLRKHKIDTFLICHKEEDQDEMEAEHLKTQQNHRPWNKEILASFSHGSYTQLPTSSVCRSTSKAINKRIEHAIDLRSSERMRQEHITSATMVFKDTHIEEKFSQVRDEMFKTNLVCSFIMFLLLMAVQALIPVPRTALQFCLLLLGYLLLLMMVLAEEFKHSPSVLQQFCCWIHENNNMRNLLTVIAIAINFGMALFDMIWCHSIETREIITSETEEYQTSQKPLTACMYPEFFLLSGVVSMVTCVVFLRLSSLLKLAVLLLVVVIYTYFIEVSFHMLYVHNPEQEQSGRSQYLRRKGVSVLLMAMFVIAVFYNGRRWEATTRLDFLWRLQAQQEVQEMRDLREHNECLLHNILPAHVARHFLERNRNYKELYSQSYDEVGVMFASIAGFNEYYEQKEINHEGVECLRLLNEITADFDELLEETYFLDIEKIKTIGSCYMAASGLSPDKQSRVVNDWHHLSELVLFALAMQETLKEINKKHSSNNFQLRVGKGSMNRPQSEYMPYLM; encoded by the exons ATGGTAACATTCAGCGACACGACTGGCATCCACATGATGCCTCCACCCTCTTGTATACCCACTCCACAGTCACCAGGCTTGCGGCGCAAACAACTGCTGTGGCAAAACGCTGTGAAACACATCATCAACCAACGGGGGCTGAGACAGCAGTTTGGCGTTGAGCCAGCCCGGAAAATTCATGTCACTGATGCCTATATCGAGGAAATCAACCGACAGATACGCTGCAAAGCATCACGGGGTATAACTAAATGGCGTTCCTCGGTTGCCAGAATTCATCCATCCTTTTTCGAGGAACGTAGCTGTTCATCCAGTACTCAAACTAGAACATCTCGGGACTATGTCAGTGATGCTGACTTTTTTGTGCACTGGGGCCACATTATCCACGGGGTATATGTGCCAACATTGAGACACATCTTTAAATCCAAAGACCTTGAGAAACTCTACCAGCGCCATTCCTCACATACTAGAAGAACCTCATTAGTTGTCACAAACATTATTGATGCAGCTGCCAAACTGCACCTTCTTTTGCTCTACCTGGCC TTGGTGCCAGACGGTTCAGACATACTGCTAGGCTGGTTTACGGGG TTTTTCATGGCTTGTGCAATTGCCCTGTGTATTTTGGTACTCACCTGTAAACGCTCACACTCCCCAAGATGGTTGCATTACGCTGGTATGGCTAGCTGGCTGTCACAGACTACTCAAGTGCTGAGTGGGCTGGCATACGGGTTGGAAAGAGACCAGTCCTGGTATGTACTTTTCACCCTGTTTGCCACATACACCCTATTGACATTGCCACTGCTCTGGGCTATTGGAGCTGGCACACTCACCTCAATACTTCACCTCACTACAGAGACAATACGTCACATCAGCGAAGTGGGACTGCTAAGAAAG ATTCTCCCCAAGGCTTTACTATACACAAGCATGAATGTGGCAGGCCTGTTCATTCATTACCTGACTGACCGGTCCCAAAGACAAGCCTTTCTTGAGACACGCCGCTGCACTGAAGGCCGCATGAAATTAGAGACAGAAAACCAGAGACAG GAGCGTTTGGTGCTGTCGATCCTGCCCCACTTTGTTGCCTTGGAGATGATTGCCGATATGTCTTCTATGGATGATGATCTTGATCCACagcattttcacaaaatatatattgattac TATAAAGATGTCAG TATCCTCTTTGCTGATATAAAGGGCTTCACACTTTTATCCATGAACATGTCTGCTCAGGAGTTAGTGCGCTTACTCAATGAGCTCTATGGACGTTTTGACCGGCTAGCCGAC gaaTATGACTGCTTGAGAATAAAAATCTTAGGGGACTGTTACTACTGTGTATATGGGGTACCAGAGCCTCAGCGAGCACAACAACAAATATTGCTTTAGAAGAGT AATCTTTATCTGTATATCTTTAGATCTATAAAGAAACAACTGAACATTGACATGGATATGCGATTTGGGATCCACTCTGGCTCTGTTCTTTGTGGGGTTCTGGGTCTACAAAAATGGCAGTTTGATGTGTGGTCTTGGGATGTAGGCATTGCCAACATGCTTGAAGCAGGGGGGATCCCTGG ACGCATCCACATTTCACGTGCTACTTTGGACTGCCTGGATGGAAGCTACCAAACAGAGGACGGGCGTGGATATGAACGCAATGAGTTCCTACGAAAACACAAGATTGACACTTTCCTTATCTGCCACAAGGAGGAGGATCAAGATGAAATGGAAGCAGAACATTTAAAAACTCAGCAAAACCACCGCCCCTGGAACAAAGAG ATATTGGCCTCCTTCTCCCATGGGTCTTACACACAACTTCCTACATCCTCAGTGTGCAGATCTACATCCAAGGCGATCAACAAACGGATAGAGCATGCTATAGATCTTCGCAGCAGTGAGCGCATGCGTCAGGAGCATATCACTTCAGCCACAATGGTGTTTAAGGATACACACATTGAGGAGAAG ttctctcaggtaaGGGATGAGATGTTTAAGACCAATCTAGTATGCTCCTTCATCATGTTTCTTCTTCTCATGGCTGTCCAAGCCCTCATTCCTGTACCCAG GACAGCACTGCAGTTCTGTCTACTCTTGCTGGGATATCTATTATTGCTTATGATGGTCTTGGCTGAAGAGTTTAAACATTCTCCCAGTGTCCTTCAGCAGTTCTGCTGCTGGATCCATGAAAACAACAATATGCGGAACCTTCTCACTGTCATAGCTATAGCCATCAACTTTGGCATGGCTCTGTTTGACATG ATATGGTGTCACTCTATTGAGACAAGAGAAATAATCACCAGTGAAACAGAGGAATATCAGACCAGCCAGAAGCCTCTTACTGCCTGCATGTATCCAGAG TTCTTCCTTCTAAGTGGAGTGGTTTCTATGGTGACCTGTGTTGTGTTCCTGAGGCTGAGCTCTCTCTTAAAATTGGCTGTtctgttgttggtggtggtgatATATACTTACTTCATTGAAGTGTCCTTCCACATGCTGTATGTACATAATCCAGAGCAGGAACAATCAGGCAG GTCTCAATACCTCAGAAGAAAGGGAGTCTCAGTTCTGTTGATGGCAATGTTTGTCATAGCTGTGTTCTACAATGGTCGACGG TGGGAAGCAACAACACGGCTAGACTTCCTGTGGCGTTTGCAAGCTCAGCAGGAAGTGCAGGAGATGAGAGATCTGAGGGAACACAATGAGTGTCTGCTGCACAACATCTTGCCTGCACACGTTGCTCGTCACTTCCTAGAAAGGAACAGAAATTATAAG GAGCTGTATTCTCAGTCCTATGATGAGGTGGGGGTAATGTTTGCCTCCATCGCTGGCTTTAATGAATACTACGAGCAGAAGGAGATCAATCACGAGGGAGTTGAGTGTCTCAGATTGCTCAATGAGATCACTGCAGACTTTGATGAG CTGTTGGAGGAGACATATTTTTTGGACATTGAGAAAATCAAAACCATTGGGAGTTGCTACATGGCTGCGTCTGGTCTATCACCTGATAAACAG TCTCGTGTTGTAAATGACTGGCATCATCTCAGTGAGTTGGTTCTGTTCGCTCTGGCTATGCAAGAGACCTTGAAAGAGATCAACAAAAAACATTCCTCAAACAATTTCCAGCTCCGCGTTGGTAAAGGGTCAATGAACAGACCTCAGTCAGAGTATATGCCATATTTAATGTGA